The Bradyrhizobium sp. WBAH42 genome includes a window with the following:
- a CDS encoding hydrogenase small subunit, with protein MDDATETFYSVIRRQGITRRSFHKFCSVTAASLGLGSLTPSSIAHALETKPRVPVIWLHGLECTCCSESFIRSAHPLIKDALLSMISLDYDDTLMAAAGHQAEAILEETRAKYKGRYVLAVEGNPPLKEGGMFCIDGGKPFVEKLRWMAEGAMAIIAWGTCASWGCVQAAKPNPTGAAAIDKVITDKPIIKVPGCPPIAEIMSGLVTFIVTFGKLPELDRLGRPSMFYSERIHDKCYRRSHFDAGQFVEEWDDTYARKGYCLYKMGCKGPTTYNACSAVRWNGGVSFPVQSGHGCLGCSEDSFWDKGSFYDRLTTIKQFGIEENADKIGMAAAGVVGLTVAAHAAVTAVKRLTHKPDRAADKGDPS; from the coding sequence ATGGATGATGCAACGGAAACGTTCTACAGCGTGATCAGACGTCAGGGTATCACGCGTCGTAGTTTCCATAAATTCTGTAGTGTGACGGCCGCGAGCTTGGGGCTTGGTTCGCTCACCCCAAGCAGTATTGCCCACGCCCTGGAAACCAAACCGCGTGTGCCCGTCATCTGGTTGCACGGGCTCGAGTGTACCTGTTGCTCGGAAAGCTTTATCCGCTCGGCCCATCCCTTGATTAAAGACGCGCTGCTGTCGATGATTTCGCTCGACTACGACGATACGCTCATGGCGGCGGCTGGACATCAGGCTGAGGCCATCCTGGAAGAAACCCGTGCCAAGTACAAAGGCCGCTATGTGCTCGCAGTGGAAGGCAATCCGCCGTTGAAGGAAGGGGGCATGTTCTGCATTGATGGCGGCAAACCGTTCGTTGAAAAGCTCAGGTGGATGGCGGAAGGGGCCATGGCGATCATCGCTTGGGGCACGTGTGCGTCCTGGGGATGCGTGCAAGCGGCCAAGCCCAATCCGACTGGCGCGGCGGCGATCGATAAGGTGATCACCGACAAGCCCATCATCAAGGTGCCCGGGTGTCCTCCTATCGCAGAGATCATGAGTGGTCTCGTGACTTTCATAGTCACGTTCGGAAAACTTCCGGAGCTCGATCGCCTAGGACGTCCAAGTATGTTTTACTCCGAGCGCATTCACGACAAGTGCTATCGGCGTTCCCATTTCGACGCTGGCCAATTCGTCGAAGAGTGGGACGATACGTACGCCCGCAAGGGCTATTGCTTGTACAAGATGGGTTGCAAGGGGCCAACCACCTACAATGCCTGTTCGGCCGTTCGGTGGAACGGCGGCGTCTCATTTCCCGTTCAATCCGGTCACGGCTGCCTCGGTTGTTCCGAGGACAGCTTCTGGGACAAAGGTTCGTTTTACGACCGACTCACAACCATTAAGCAGTTCGGAATCGAGGAGAACGCCGACAAGATCGGCATGGCCGCTGCCGGGGTGGTCGGGCTAACGGTCGCTGCTCATGCGGCGGTCACCGCCGTGAAGCGGTTGACCCACAAGCCGGATCGCGCGGCCGATAAAGGCGACCCGAGTTGA
- a CDS encoding molybdenum ABC transporter permease has protein sequence MEVVWAEISQSLALTIELASVTTVILLLISVPLAWWLARSKTFASEAVATMIVLPLVLPPTALGFCVLVLLGPHGPGGVLASFWGERTLAFTFAGIVVGSVLSALPLVVQPIRSAFVAIGDLPLETNGRVPPFYAFIAVTAPLARLEFIKAAVVGFSHTIGTFGVVMMIGGNIPGRTKVLSAYVVDFVQASRWREAGVVAGGMVMFALATIFTLALIDRHCARRGTESS, from the coding sequence ATGGAAGTGGTTTGGGCAGAGATTTCGCAATCCCTTGCGCTCACGATTGAGCTCGCCAGTGTGACGACCGTGATCCTTCTCTTGATTAGTGTGCCCCTCGCTTGGTGGCTAGCGCGCTCAAAGACCTTTGCGAGCGAGGCGGTGGCCACGATGATCGTCCTGCCGCTGGTGCTGCCGCCAACGGCTCTCGGCTTTTGCGTCCTCGTTTTGCTCGGCCCCCACGGACCGGGTGGCGTTCTCGCCTCTTTCTGGGGCGAGCGTACGCTAGCCTTTACCTTCGCCGGAATCGTCGTCGGATCGGTCCTCTCGGCGCTGCCGTTGGTCGTGCAGCCGATCCGTAGCGCCTTTGTTGCGATAGGCGATCTCCCCTTGGAAACGAACGGGCGCGTTCCGCCGTTCTACGCCTTCATTGCCGTCACCGCGCCACTGGCGCGACTGGAATTCATTAAAGCCGCCGTGGTTGGCTTTTCTCATACGATCGGCACATTCGGCGTCGTGATGATGATCGGCGGCAATATTCCTGGACGCACCAAGGTGTTGTCGGCCTACGTCGTAGACTTCGTCCAGGCGTCGCGCTGGCGTGAGGCAGGTGTGGTCGCCGGTGGTATGGTGATGTTCGCCTTGGCGACAATCTTCACTTTGGCGCTCATCGACAGACACTGTGCCAGGAGGGGCACCGAATCGTCTTAG
- a CDS encoding HyaD/HybD family hydrogenase maturation endopeptidase, producing MLNPKDKKRILVLGIGNILWADEGFGVRVVEEFHRRYTIDNNVTVLDGGTQGLYLVSFLEQADCLVVFDAIDYGLPPGQLELVRDDEVPKFTGAKKVSLHQTGFQEVLSAADFLGRGPRELALIGCQPLDVENWGGPLTAPVRFQIAPAIELACKLLARWGSPVKPRSAPLPASERLLANNIDHASYEMRAQPV from the coding sequence ATGCTCAATCCGAAAGACAAAAAACGGATCCTCGTGCTCGGCATCGGCAATATCCTGTGGGCCGATGAGGGCTTCGGCGTGCGAGTGGTCGAAGAGTTTCATCGCCGCTACACCATCGATAATAATGTCACCGTTCTCGATGGCGGTACCCAGGGACTCTACCTCGTCAGTTTTCTTGAACAGGCCGATTGCCTGGTCGTGTTCGATGCCATCGACTATGGATTGCCGCCCGGGCAGTTGGAGCTTGTACGAGATGACGAAGTGCCGAAGTTTACTGGTGCCAAGAAAGTGAGCCTGCATCAGACCGGTTTTCAGGAGGTCTTGAGCGCGGCCGATTTTCTTGGCCGCGGCCCGCGAGAGCTCGCTCTCATCGGCTGTCAGCCGTTGGACGTGGAGAATTGGGGCGGTCCTCTGACCGCGCCAGTGCGCTTTCAGATTGCGCCTGCGATTGAACTGGCTTGTAAGCTTCTCGCGCGGTGGGGCTCGCCGGTGAAACCGCGGAGCGCGCCGCTGCCTGCATCAGAACGGCTGTTGGCAAACAATATTGACCATGCGAGTTATGAGATGAGGGCGCAGCCCGTCTAG
- the cybH gene encoding Ni/Fe-hydrogenase, b-type cytochrome subunit gives MLDRAQKLLAADGAAPTDRSIGTGVAYVYAPVRLWHWANAAAILVLSLTGYLIGIGTPAMKEEASDDFLFGYIRFAHFAAGYVASVGFLLRIYWALMGNAHAMQIFCVPLWRRCFWREVYQEIRWYAFLTGGPERRLGHDRLAQLAMFFMFTQTISFMVVTGFALYGQGAGTDSWQYKVFGWVFSIWPNSQDVHTLHHLGLWVIVMFALVHIYAVIREDIISRRSFFSNRSAERGFGD, from the coding sequence ATGCTGGATAGGGCTCAGAAGCTCCTCGCCGCCGACGGTGCGGCACCGACTGATCGCAGCATTGGCACTGGCGTCGCCTACGTTTATGCGCCGGTGCGACTGTGGCATTGGGCTAACGCGGCGGCCATTCTGGTACTAAGTTTAACTGGCTACCTTATTGGGATCGGCACACCAGCGATGAAGGAAGAGGCAAGCGACGATTTCCTGTTCGGCTATATCCGCTTTGCCCATTTCGCGGCGGGATATGTGGCCAGCGTTGGCTTTCTTCTGCGCATCTACTGGGCCTTGATGGGAAATGCGCATGCCATGCAGATCTTTTGCGTGCCGCTCTGGCGCCGGTGCTTTTGGCGGGAGGTGTATCAGGAGATTCGTTGGTATGCGTTTCTTACAGGGGGGCCTGAGAGGCGCCTCGGGCACGACCGCCTTGCTCAGCTCGCAATGTTCTTCATGTTTACACAGACGATCAGCTTCATGGTCGTCACAGGCTTTGCACTGTATGGGCAAGGTGCCGGTACTGACAGCTGGCAGTACAAGGTGTTCGGCTGGGTGTTTTCAATCTGGCCGAACAGCCAGGACGTCCACACCCTGCATCATCTCGGCCTGTGGGTCATCGTGATGTTCGCGCTGGTCCACATCTACGCGGTGATCCGGGAAGACATCATCTCGCGCCGCAGCTTCTTTTCCAATAGATCGGCTGAGCGCGGGTTTGGCGATTGA
- a CDS encoding nickel-dependent hydrogenase large subunit, producing the protein MAVQTPNGFSLDRSGRRIVIDPLTRIEGHLRVEANLDSDNVIRNAVSSGTMWRGIEVILRGRDPRDAWAFTERICGVCTGTHALASVRAVENALGIAIPENANSIRNIMQLCLLVHDHLVHFYHLHALDWVDVVSALKADPKSTSALAQSISPWPLSSPGYFKDLQIRLSKFIGSGQLGPFKNGYWGHPAYKLPPEANLMAVAHYMEALDFQKEIVKIQAIYGGKNPHPNWLVGGVSCAINIDGIGAVGAINMERLNIVSSIIDRSIEFVEQVYLPDIAAICSFYKDWLHGGGLSSKSVMSYGDIPENANDCSEKSLKLPRGIILNGNLNEILPIDHGDPEQIQEFIAHSWYKYPSDSGGLHPWDGITEPSFKLGPEFKGSKTDIKELDEGGKYSWIKAPRWRGHAVEVGPLSRYIIGYAQGKAEFKEPAERLLKGLNLPLTALFSTLGRTAARALECQWAAHQMRYFQDKLVVQLKAGNTATADVSKWGPESWRKEAKGYGFTEAPRGALGHWIKIKDAKIDNYQCVVPTTWNGSPRDSKGNIGAFEASLIGTPMADPQRPLEILRTIHSFDPCLACSTHVMSPEGQEMASVKVR; encoded by the coding sequence GTGGCCGTCCAGACGCCGAATGGGTTCAGTCTCGATCGTTCCGGTAGGCGAATCGTCATCGATCCGCTGACGCGGATCGAAGGCCACCTCCGCGTCGAAGCCAATCTCGATTCCGACAATGTAATTCGCAATGCGGTCTCAAGCGGGACGATGTGGCGTGGCATCGAAGTCATCCTGCGCGGGCGCGATCCGCGCGACGCCTGGGCGTTCACCGAGCGGATCTGCGGGGTCTGCACCGGCACCCATGCGCTCGCCTCCGTGCGCGCGGTTGAAAATGCACTGGGAATTGCGATTCCGGAGAATGCCAATTCGATCCGTAATATCATGCAGTTGTGCCTACTCGTGCATGATCACCTCGTACATTTCTATCACTTGCATGCGCTGGATTGGGTCGACGTGGTTTCCGCGCTCAAGGCCGATCCCAAGTCAACCTCGGCGCTCGCGCAGTCTATCTCGCCCTGGCCGCTGTCATCCCCCGGCTATTTTAAAGATTTGCAGATCCGGCTCAGCAAATTCATCGGGTCAGGGCAACTCGGTCCGTTCAAGAATGGCTATTGGGGGCATCCGGCCTACAAGCTACCACCGGAAGCAAACCTGATGGCGGTAGCTCATTATATGGAGGCGCTCGACTTCCAGAAGGAGATCGTCAAGATCCAAGCTATCTATGGTGGCAAGAACCCGCATCCGAACTGGCTGGTCGGCGGCGTCTCCTGCGCGATCAACATCGACGGAATCGGTGCGGTGGGCGCGATCAATATGGAGCGACTGAATATCGTATCTTCGATCATCGACCGCTCAATCGAGTTTGTCGAGCAGGTCTATCTGCCCGACATTGCTGCAATCTGCTCGTTCTATAAGGACTGGCTCCACGGCGGTGGCCTGTCGAGCAAAAGCGTGATGTCCTATGGCGACATCCCCGAAAACGCCAATGATTGTTCTGAGAAAAGTCTCAAGCTGCCGCGCGGGATCATTCTTAATGGCAATCTCAATGAGATACTGCCGATCGACCATGGTGATCCCGAGCAGATCCAGGAATTCATCGCCCATTCATGGTATAAATACCCCAGTGATAGCGGTGGGCTCCATCCCTGGGACGGCATCACTGAGCCGAGTTTTAAACTTGGGCCAGAATTCAAAGGCAGCAAGACAGATATCAAGGAACTCGACGAAGGCGGCAAGTATTCCTGGATCAAAGCGCCGAGGTGGCGTGGCCACGCCGTCGAGGTCGGGCCGTTGTCGCGATACATCATCGGTTATGCGCAAGGCAAAGCCGAGTTCAAGGAGCCCGCCGAGAGACTGCTCAAGGGGCTCAATCTCCCTCTGACTGCGCTGTTCTCGACGCTTGGCCGTACAGCGGCGCGGGCGCTCGAATGCCAGTGGGCGGCGCACCAAATGCGTTATTTTCAGGATAAGCTCGTAGTCCAGCTCAAGGCAGGCAATACGGCAACTGCCGACGTTAGCAAATGGGGCCCGGAAAGCTGGCGTAAGGAGGCCAAGGGCTACGGGTTCACTGAGGCGCCTCGCGGTGCACTCGGCCACTGGATCAAGATCAAGGACGCTAAGATCGATAATTATCAATGTGTCGTTCCGACGACGTGGAATGGATCTCCTCGGGATTCCAAAGGCAATATTGGCGCGTTTGAAGCTTCGCTGATCGGTACCCCGATGGCCGATCCGCAGCGGCCCCTGGAAATCTTGCGCACCATCCATTCCTTTGATCCGTGCTTGGCTTGCTCGACGCACGTGATGAGTCCTGAGGGCCAAGAAATGGCTTCAGTCAAAGTGCGTTAG